In Oncorhynchus mykiss isolate Arlee chromosome 1, USDA_OmykA_1.1, whole genome shotgun sequence, the following proteins share a genomic window:
- the LOC118936500 gene encoding uncharacterized protein LOC118936500 produces the protein MAELAKDVKSALSVVVKSASASQTSVVTPVRGDSQTKVTESMVRELAAKLEKVDQESKSLTGQVMTMISDTMVAFVDENKQNLLEDLKDKITFLASHVGFIEDLDALISKYESSYNISESGSSCTLTSKSIQKLSSREFQTSVIQAVSGVLDKKVSSLSFPSSVIQSELTGAVSGQTLSGIVKTESIHPVGSTASVVVKTFVSDMKSLAESEESPQQKSAWSAAVHIYHSVQNNLKDYFSKLQRCALKSIVTSDDNITNAEFKETVPLPCLNMKYRPSKNEPQLPESTGAVTLQRGLSESSKLLWAKTESEESKLLLTTCTKEVISELLVLYNTVGEKGSGFSIERETFVEGVLAQLGDISHSRSSSPIVCEFPCQIEDSRSKATASLTSLLDCIRKLSSEEFKRNATQAVSEFLVKKSTSSLTSAQPAYSRSCSIQNQYTWSKDICADSAAFGIIDTFVEDLQSLAQPAEVEEREPDLQENAQKLQSRIWSATTSLYNNIQKTLKDFIIHQRRSDMQRRMSSHIPTEDSGNLGTKEYLGLASQDLRQASKSVPHLHSLNLEVALHRGVSESSKLLWTETDEVLLTNSTKEVISTILTSCEDQTSNAPCFSTVGKKISDMSLEVNMLVGGVLSQLKDISLSRSPTPCEDMFERLQGSPERTSPVSLDCSTAASKGIASSHSLSTKSLQKLSSHEFQTKAEKGVSEVLSRSFNIVEEGTTDKYLQSVSTSTTSTDIIQTMVKDQQELTQTTQSSDMVSGTSLLTTGQVSEKIIWSVARNIYYSLQSKITEFLRKDLQRSDTTLGSIQIFTYQSSPASQRASLGHLEVNQSSVTPGGNDACVDIPHKLLPKTTELSGSMLEDIDTIRCRSADSQNTRNTSSRSSISLTPTSKLRQSKWHFALPGTPIPTEFPAQIDFPIVRNTIIEDLFHTEDLLPVTFVDKVRQAAGVVVDIMVESVENTQENGQGASHPDNLRSAVRKLRKIISTWTIHIFSHELVDKVIALQDSHSTPQVLTLEAAKSASDSILSRLKWGNEQCAISKELSSQLLQIFAEETVKCFLRQWSDEYENINFDVSVQNDPKTSTCMVILQMITKATAKCYFESATSVATSDIVEGVFDLERDTISSTGEQVLTFNTKGSKKVSKNLCPQESLEYQPQNISPTVYFTETMTTSHGSFSPEGIYDIASSFPLEEKSRKPSLFTRLSRSITKGFLSTFKSSRKTKLFK, from the exons ATGGCAGAGTTGGCTAAAGATGTCAAGTCGGCCTTATCAGTGGTCGTTAAGAGTGCCTCCGCTAGCCAAACCTCTGTAGTGACACCGGTAAGGGGAGACTCACAGACCAAGGTGACTGAGAGCATggtgagagagctggctgctaAACTTGAAAAAGTTGACCAAGAGAGCAAGAGTCTAACAGGGCAAGTCATGACCATGATCTCTGACACAATGGTGGCTTTTGTTGACGAGAACAAACAGAATTTGCTGGAAGATCTGAAGGACAAGATCACGTTTTTGGCATCGCATGTTGGCTTCATTGAGGATCTTGATGCCCTGATAAGCAAATACGAGAGCAGCTACAATATTAGTGAATCTGGTTCCTCCTGCACGCTCACATCTAAGAGCATCCAAAAACTCTCTAGCCGGGAGTTTCAAACATCAGTAATACAAGCAGTGAGTGGAGTTCTTGACAAAAAAGTCAGTAGTTTGAGCTTTCCTAGTTCAGTCATTCAGTCTGAGTTAACAGGTGCTGTATCAGGTCAAACATTGTCTGGCATTGTAAAGACAGAGTCAATTCACCCAGTGGGCTCAACAGCGTCAGTAGTTGTTAAGACTTTCGTGTCAGATATGAAGTCCTTGGCTGAATCTGAAGAGAGTCCCCAACAGAAGAGTGCCTGGTCTGCTGCTGTTCACATTTACCACAGCGTCCAAAACAACTTGAAAGATTATTTCAGCAAGCTTCAGCGATGTGCCTTAAAgagcattgtcacatctgatgACAACATCACAAATGCTGAGTTTAAGGAGACAGTTCCACTTCCTTGCTTAAACATGAAATATAGGCCCAGTAAGAATGAGCCTCAGTTGCCAGAGTCCACTGGTGCAGTTACTTTACAAAGAGGCCTAAGTGAGAGCTCAAAACTTCTTTGGGCAAAAACTGAGTCAGAAGAAAGCAAGCTCCTTCTGACAACTTGCACCAAAGAAGTCATCTCAGAGCTTCTGGTCTTGTACAACACTGTTGGAGAAAAAGGATCAGGCTTctctattgagagagagacatttgtAGAGGGTGTTCTGGCTCAGCTTGGGGATATCTCCCATTCCAGGTCCTCATCACCAATAGTATGTGAGTTCCCCTGTCAAATTGAGGACAGCAGAAGTAAGGCCACAGCTTCTTTGACCAGTCTGTTAGATTGTATTAGAAAACTCTCAAGTGAGGAATTTAAGAGAAATGCCACTCAAGCAGTGAGTGAGTTCCTAGTTAAAAAGTCCACCAGTAGCTTAACTAGTGCACAGCCTGCTTATTCCAGGTCTTGTTCCATTCAAAACCAGTACACATGGTCAAAGGATATTTGTGCGGATTCTGCTGCCTTTGGCATCATTGACACATTTGTGGAAGACCTGCAGAGCTTGGCGCAACCTGcagaagtagaggagagagaacctgaccTCCAGGAAAATGCACAAAAGCTACAGAGTAGGATCTGGTCTGCTACCACTAGTTTATATAACAATATTCAGAAGACATTAAAGGACTTCATCATTCACCAGCGGAGGTCAgacatgcagagaagaatgtctaGTCATATACCCACAGAGGACTCTGGAAATCTTGGGACTAAGGAGTACCTTGGTTTGGCAAGCCAGGACTTGAGGCAAGCTAGTAAGAGTGTGCCTCACTTGCACAGTTTGAACCTTGAAGTGGCTCTACACAGGGGTGTCAGCGAGAGTTCAAAACTTCTCTGGACTGAAACAGACGAGGTTCTACTGACCAATAGTACCAAAGAGGTAATTTCAACAATCTTGACCTCATGCGAGGATCAGACATCAAATGCACCTTGCTTCTCCACAGTAGGAAAGAAAATATCTGATATGTCCCTTGAGGTCAACATGTTGgtaggtggtgttctgtctcaGCTGAAGGACATCTCCTTGTCAAGGTCCCCAACACCATGTGAAGACATGTTTGAACGTCTCCAAGGTTCTCCTGAGCGAACCTCTCCAGTAAGTCTAGATTGCAGCACGGCTGCCTCCAAAGGCATTGCATCTTCCCACAGTCTTTCAACAAAGAGCCTCCAAAAACTCTCTAGTCATGAGTTCCAAACCAAAGCtgagaaaggagtgagtgaggTTCTCTCTAGATCATTTAACATTGTGGAGGAAGGTACAACAGATAAGTACCTCCAGTCTGTATCTACATCCACCacatctactgatattatacaaaccATGGTGAAAGACCAGCAGGAGCTCACCCAGACCACCCAATCATCTGACATGGTATCTGGAACCTCCCTGCTCACCACTGGACAGGTTTCTGAGAAAATAATCTGGTCTGTTGCTCGTAACatctactacagtctgcaaagtaAGATTACGGAGTTTCTCAGAAAAGATCTTCAAAGATCAGACACAACACTTGGTTCAATCCAAATCTTTACATATCAAAGCAGTCCTGCATCACAAAGAGCAAGTCTCGGCCATCTTGAGGTCAACCAGAGCAGTGTTACACCTGGTGGAAACGATGCCTGTGTGGACATTCCGCACAAATTACTACCTAAAACCACTGAGCTCTCAGGATCCATGCTGGAGGATATTGACACGATCCGTTGTAGGAGTGCTGACAGCCAAAATACAAGAAATACCTCTTCacgctcctccatctctctaacacCTACTTCAAAATTAAGGCAGTCGAAATGGCACTTTGCTTTACCCGGGACTCCCATCCCCACTGAGTTTCCTGCTCAGattgactttcccattgttagaaacacaatcattgagGACTTGTTTCACACAGAGGACTTACTTCCTGTAACCTTTGTGGACAAAGTCAGGCAAGCTGCTGGGGTGGTAGTGGACATTATGGTGGAAAGTGTTGAGAACACACAGGAAAATGGACAGGGTGCTTCTCATCCTGACAACCTCCGATCTGCTGttaggaaattgagaaaaatcaTTTCCACTTGGACCATCCACATTTTCAGCCATGAATTGGTGGATAAAGTGATAGCCCTTCAGGACAGCCACAGCACTCCACAGGTCTTAACATTGGAAGCAGCCAAAAGTGCTTCAGACTCCATTCTTTCAAGGCTGAAATGGGGAAATGAACAATGTGCCATATCCAAGGAGCTCTCCTCTCAGCTTCTCCAGATATTTGCTGAAGAGACAGTGAAGTGCTTCCTgagacagtggtcagatgagtatGAAAACATAAACTTTGATGTTTCAGTCCAGAACGATCCAAAGACTTCTACTTGCATGGTCATTCTTCAAATGATCACCAAAGCCACTGCTAAATGTTATTTTGAGTCCGCTACCAGCGTGGCCACCAGTGACATTGTAGAAGGCGTGTTTGATTTGGAAAGGGATACCATCAGCAGTACTGGAGAGCAGGTCCTCACCTTCAATACAAAG GGTTCCAAGAAAGTTAGTAAGAACCTCTGTCCTCAAGAGTCTCTGgagtaccagcctcagaacatttccCCTACTGTGTACTTTACAG AGACGATGACAACATCTCATGGCTCCTTTTCTCCAGAGGGAATTTATGATATCGCATCGTCCTTCCCACTTGAAGAGAAGAGTCGCAAACCCTCCCTTTTCACCAGATTGTCTAGATCCATCACGAAAGGCTTTCTCAGCACATTCAAATCTTCAAGGAAAACcaaattatttaaataa
- the LOC110518492 gene encoding protein ANKUB1-like, translated as METRRTTCMCLCLPGATLRLDTWDGWAEFLRGCFLGHRLTVQRHLSRERPVMRFQLRVALYIAGSLGHLDLAGWLLERGVRVIEPVGVHPYREWCHQTAHPDVAKCPAVASIERGQLTILKLCIASSVLTLACQDPQGRDPLRIALQYGHRECVSHLATKLCSVVVLPGMALPMRTYLQIKGWVRLGQRRAASRHCMGLNRAPFRTRVGDTVLVDGFTLPKMSSKPRRSEAKAGIRVMSTAS; from the exons ATGGAAACCAGGAGGACAACCtgcatgtgtctctgtctcccagggGCTACTCTACGGTTGGACACCTGGGATGGGTGGGCGGAGTTCCTCAGAGGCTGCTTCCTGGGACACAGACTGACCGTCCAACGACACCTGTCTAGGGAGAGACCTGTGATGAG GTTCCAGCTCCGGGTGGCACTCTACATCGCTGGTTCTCTGGGCCACCTGGACCTGGCCGGCTGGCTGCTGGAGAGGGGGGTGCGTGTCATTGAGCCGGTGGGGGTTCACCCTTACCGTGAGTGGTGCCACCAGACGGCCCACCCCGACGTCGCCAAGTGTCCCGCTGTTGCCTCCATCGAGCGCGGCCAGCTCACCATCCTCAAACTCTGTATCGCCAGCAGCGTTCTGACCCTTGCCTGTCAGGATCCCCAGGGTCGTGACCCCCTGAGGATCGCCCTTCAGTACGGCCACAGGGAGTGTGTGAGTCACCTGGCCACCAAGCTGTGCTCTGTGGTGGTCCTCCCAGGTATGGCCCTGCCCATGCGGACATACCTCCAGATAAAGGGCTGGGTGAGGCTGGGGCAGAGGAGGGCAGCATCCAGGCACTGCATGGGCCTTAACAGGGCTCCGTTCAGGACCAGGGTGGGCGACACGGTCCTGGTGGACGGCTTCACCCTCCCCAAGATGTCCTCCAAGCCCAGGAGGAGTGAGGCCAAGGCGGGTATCAGGGTGATGTCCACAGCCTCTTGA
- the LOC110515163 gene encoding uncharacterized protein LOC110515163: MDDHLTSEAVNEMKQSSTVETTEEESLNSVKNLESFSLIINFLQNLTEEQWSRIRNGISDPLTKQQLAGLCLRIVQFLSDKLMQIIIPGLYELLGIKDAASSPLSQRSLTVPLTSLLDDKVNTKSRVRFTEAGVPKRPGSRKSYNSFRIPTPYPSSNCMDQEEEEEQESQQPKFKEMYLTKEMGSLGSGSYCPKPLPKPAMRTSLSDVQKKTTNSDSLQVLLGVSEDTLVTCVQDSLQGSLSKLACMSNSPSGSAGSPKMTPAVMAEVIKDVKSALSVVVKSASASQTSQVTPVRGDSQTKVTESMVRELAAKLEKVDQESKSLTGQVMTMISDTMVAFVDENQHNLLKDLKDKITFLASHVGFIDDLDALIRKYESSYNIGESGSSCTLTSKSIQKLSSREFQTSAIQAVSGVLAKKVSSLSFPSSVVQSELTAAVSGQTLSGIVKTEAIHPVGSAASVVVKTFVSDMKSLAESEESPQQKSAWSAAVHIYHSIQNNLKDYFGKLQRFALKSIVTSDDNITNSEFKETVPLPCLDMKYRPSKSEPQLPESTGEVTLQRGLSECSKLLWAQTESEESKLLLTTCTKEVVSELLVLYNTEVSKEDPLYTVGEKGSDFSIERQQFVEGVLAQLGDISHSRASSPIVYEFPCQIEESRSKATALTSLLDCMKKLSSEEFKRDTTQAVSGFLVKKSNSSLTSAQPAYSVASKSCSVQNQRTLSKDICADSAAFGIIDTFVEDLQSLAQPAEVEEREPDLQENAQKRKNRIWSATTSLYKNIKKTLKGFTIHRQRSDVQRRMSSRTPTEDSGHLGTKEYLGLASQNLTQASKSVPHLPSLNQEVTLHMGVSESSKLLWTETDEGLMNNSTKQVISTILTSCEDQTSNAPCFSTVGKKISDMSLEVNMLVGGVLSQLNDISLSRSRTPCEDMFERLQGSPERTSPVSLDCSTAASKGIASSHSLSTKSLQKLSSHEFQTKAEKGVSEVLSRSFNIVEEGTTDKYLQSVSTSTTSTDIIQTIVKDLQELTQTTQSSDMVSGTSLLTTGQVYEKRIWSVARNIYYSLQSKITEFLRKDLQMSDTTLGSIQIFTYQSSPASQRASLCHLEVNQSSVTPGGNNACVDIPHKLLPKTTKLSGSMLEDIDTIRCRSADSQNTRNTSSSRSSISLTPTSKSKQSEWDFTLPGTPIPTELSAQSDFPIVRNMIIQDLFHTENLLPPSFVDKVRQAAGVVVDEMVESVENTQEDGQGSSHPDNLRSARQ, from the exons atggATGACCACCTGACCTCTGAAGCTGTCAATGAGATG AAGCAAAGCAGCACTGTggaaaccacagaagaagagagCCTCAACAGTGTGAAAAATCTTGAGTCTTTTTCACTGATTATCAACTTCCTGCAGAACCTAACTGAGGA GCAATGGAGTAGGATTCGTAATGGCATTTCTGACCCG CTGACAAAACAACAGCTTGCCGGCTTGTGTCTGAGGATTGTCCAGTTTTTATCGGACAAGCTGATGCAGATCATCATCCCAGGTCTTTACGAACTACTGGGCATCAAAGATGCTGCCTCCTCTCCATTGTCACAGAGATCTCTCACAGTGCCACTCACCAGTCTGTTAGACGATAAGGTTAACACCAAGTCCCGCGTGAGATTTACTGAGGCTGGTGTACCTAAGAGGCCAGGCAGTCGAAAGTCTTACAATAGCTTTCGCATCCCGACTCCCTACCCTTCCTCCAACTGTATGGatcaggaagaggaagaagagcagGAATCACAACAACCTAAGTTCAAGGAGATGTACCTGACTAAGGAGATGGGCAGTCTGGGCAGTGGAAGCTACTGCCCAAAACCATTGCCCAAGCCAGCCATGAG aaccTCTCTGTCTGATGTGCAGAAGAAGACAACCAACTCTGACTCGCTACAAGTCCTTTTAGGTGTCTCAGAGGACACCCTCGTCACCTGTGTGCAGGACAGCCTGCAAGGTTCTCTCTCCAAACTTGCATGCATGTCCAATTCTCCATCTGGAAGTGCAGGCTCTCCGAAGATGACCCCTGCTGTAATGGCAGAAGTGATTAAAGATGTCAAGTCGGCCTTATCAGTGGTCGTTAAGAGTGCCTCCGCTAGCCAAACCTCTCAAGTGACACCGGTAAGGGGAGACTCACAGACCAAGGTGACTGAGAGCATggtgagagagctggctgctaAACTTGAAAAAGTTGACCAAGAGAGCAAGAGTCTAACAGGGCAAGTCATGACCATGATCTCTGACACAATGGTGGCTTTTGTTGACGAGAACCAACATAATTTGCTGAAAGATCTGAAGGACAAGATCACGTTTTTGGCATCGCATGTTGGCTTCATTGACGATCTTGATGCCCTGATAAGGAAATACGAGAGCAGCTACAATATTGGTGAATCTGGTTCCTCCTGCACGCTCACATCTAAGAGCATCCAAAAACTCTCCAGCCGGGAGTTTCAAACATCAGCAATACAAGCAGTGAGTGGAGTTCTTGCCAAAAAAGTCAGTAGTTTGAGCTTTCCTAGTTCAGTCGTTCAGTCTGAGTTAACAGCTGCTGTATCAGGTCAAACATTGTCTGGCATTGTAAAGACAGAGGCAATTCACCCAGTGGGCTCAGCAGCGTCAGTAGTTGTTAAGACTTTCGTGTCAGATATGAAGTCCTTGGCTGAATCTGAAGAGAGTCCCCAACAGAAGAGTGCCTGGTCTGCTGCTGTTCACATTTACCACAGCATCCAAAACAACTTGAAAGATTATTTCGGCAAGCTTCAGAGATTTGCCCTAAAgagcattgtcacatctgatgACAACATCACAAATTCTGAGTTTAAGGAGACAGTTCCACTTCCTTGCTTAGACATGAAATATAGGCCCAGTAAGAGTGAGCCTCAGTTGCCAGAGTCCACTGGTGAAGTTACTTTACAAAGAGGCCTAAGTGAGTGCTCAAAACTTCTTTGGGCACAAACTGAGTCAGAAGAAAGCAAGCTCCTTCTGACAACTTGCACCAAAGAAGTCGTCTCAGAGCTTCTGGTCTTGTACAACACTGAGGTGTCAAAGGAGGACCCCCTGTACACTGTTGGAGAAAAAGGATCAGACTTCTCTATTGAGAGACAACAATTTGTAGAGGGCGTTCTGGCTCAGCTTGGGGATATCTCCCATTCCAGGGCCTCATCACCAATAGTATATGAGTTCCCCTGTCAAATTGAGGAGAGCAGAAGTAAGGCCACAGCTTTGACCAGTCTATTAGATTGCATGAAAAAACTCTCAAGTGAGGAAttcaagagagacaccactcaaGCAGTGAGTGGGTTCCTAGTTAAAAAGTCCAACAGTAGCTTAACTAGTGCACAGCCTGCTTATTCTGTAGCATCCAAGTCTTGTTCCGTTCAAAACCAGAGAACCTTGTCAAAGGATATTTGTGCGGATTCTGCTGCCTTTGGCATCATTGACACATTTGTGGAAGACCTGCAGAGCTTGGCGCAACCTGcagaagtagaggagagagaacctgaccTCCAGGAAAATGCACAAAAGCGAAAGAACAGGATCTGGTCTGCTACTACTAGTTTATATAAAAATATTAAGAAGACATTAAAGGGCTTCACCATTCACCGGCAGAGGTCAGACGTGCAGAGAAGAATGTCTAGCCGTACACCCACAGAGGACTCTGGACATCTTGGGACTAAGGAGTACCTTGGTTTGGCAAGCCAGAACTTGACGCAAGCTAGTAAGAGTGTGCCTCACTTGCCCAGTTTGAACCAGGAAGTGACTCTACACATGGGTGTCAGCGAGAGTTCAAAACTTCTCTGGACTGAAACAGACGAGGGTCTAATGAACAATAGTACCAAACAGGTCATTTCAACAATCTTGACCTCATGCGAGGATCAGACATCAAATGCACCTTGCTTCTCCACAGTAGGAAAGAAAATATCTGATATGTCCCTTGAGGTCAACATGTTGgtaggtggtgttctgtctcaGCTGAATGACATCTCCTTGTCAAGGTCCCGAACACCATGTGAAGACATGTTTGAACGTCTCCAAGGTTCTCCTGAGCGAACCTCTCCAGTAAGTCTAGATTGCAGCACGGCTGCCTCCAAAGGCATTGCATCTTCCCACAGTCTTTCAACAAAGAGCCTCCAAAAACTCTCTAGTCATGAGTTCCAAACCAAAGCtgagaaaggagtgagtgaggTCCTCTCTAGATCATTTAACATTGTGGAGGAAGGTACAACAGATAAGTACCTCCAGTCTGTATCTACATCCACCacatctactgatattatacaaaccATAGTGAAAGATCTGCAGGAGCTCACCCAGACCACCCAATCATCTGACATGGTATCTGGAACCTCCCTGCTCACCACTGGACAGGTTTATGAGAAAAGAATCTGGTCTGTTGCTCGTAACatctactacagtctgcaaagtaAGATTACGGAGTTTCTCAGAAAAGATCTTCAAATGTCAGACACAACACTTGGTTCAATCCAAATATTTACATATCAAAGCAGTCCTGCTTCACAAAGAGCAAGTCTCTGCCATCTTGAGGTCAACCAGAGCAGTGTTACACCTGGTGGAAACAATGCCTGTGTGGACATTCCGCACAAATTACTACCTAAAACCACTAAGCTCTCAGGATCCATGCTGGAGGATATTGACACGATCCGTTGTAGGAGTGCTGACAGCCAAAATACAAGAAATACCTCTTCTTCacgctcctccatctctctaacacCTACTTCAAAATCAAAGCAGTCAGAATGGGACTTCACCTTGCCCGGTACTCCCATCCCCACTGAATTATCTGCTCAGAGTGACTTTCCCATTGTAAGAAACATGATCATTCAGGACTTGTTTCACACAGAGAACTTACTTCCCCCATCCTTTGTGGACAAAGTCAGGCAAGCTGCTGGGGTGGTAGTGGACGAAATGGTGGAAAGTGTTGAGAACACACAGGAAGATGGACAGGGTTCTTCTCATCCTGACAACCTCCGATCTGCT AGACAGTGA
- the LOC110511657 gene encoding uncharacterized protein LOC110511657 codes for MVFPIQLNQSKPDDSDTMNQLTKVMVNKIMDALSVGSSHQMITKANAKCSFESGTSMATSDIVEGMLDLVRDSTSSTGEQIPIFKSKKSKKTMFSKICFNIKGSKKVRKDHCPQKSMEYQPQNTSPTVYFTESRTNSHGSFAPEGNDIAYSFPPEEKSRKPSLFTRMYRAITRSFSNLR; via the exons ATGGTCTTTCCTATTCAGCTCAATCAGAGCAAGCCAGATGATAGTGACACAATGAATCAGCTCACGAAGGTCATGGTCAACAAAATTATGGATGCCTTATCAGTTGGCTCAAGTCATCAAATGATCACCAAAGCCAATGCCAAATGTTCTTTTGAGTCCggtaccagcatggccaccagtgACATTGTAGAAGGGATGTTGGATTTGGTAAGGGATAGCACCAGCAGTACTGGAGAGCAGATCCCCATCTTCAAGTCCAAGAAAAGCAAGAAAACCATGTTCAGCAAGATATGCTTTAACATAAAG GGTTCCAAGAAAGTTAGAAAGGACCACTGTCCTCAAAAGTCTATGGAGTACCAGCCGCAGAACACTTCCCCTACTGTGTACTTTACAG AGTCGAGGACAAATTCTCATGGCTCCTTTGCTCCAGAGGGAAATGACATCGCATATTCCTTCCCACCTGAAGAGAAGAGTCGCAAACCCTCCCTTTTCACCAGAATGTATAGAGCCATCACTAGAAGCTTCTCCAACCTAAGATAA
- the LOC110519733 gene encoding protein ANKUB1-like yields MCLCLPGATLRLDTWDGWAEFLRGCFLGHRLTVQRHLSRERPVMRFQLRVALYIAASLGHLDLAGWLLERGVRVIEPVGVHPYREWCHQTAHPDVAKCPAVASIERGQLTILKLFIASSVLTLACRDPQGRDPLRIALQYGHRECVSHLATRLCSVVVLPGMALPMRTYLQIKGWVRLGQRRAASRHCMGLNRAPFRTRVGDTVLVDGFTLPKMSSKPRRSEAKAGIRVMSTASQSLTPINCPSHVTCPLRALASQDKPLQLPKQHPVATSDERENKRGCGGKGCEEDESGDQNSNQWRSRVPLPPISRDTNLRPVFDSPNSAQILTTSLEAFSLHCDRTPRENAIYCLALASAFTQRPWLQQLNVARTLSRRSAQHIG; encoded by the exons atgtgtctctgtctcccagggGCTACTCTACGGTTGGACACCTGGGATGGGTGGGCGGAGTTCCTCAGAGGCTGCTTCCTGGGACACAGACTGACCGTCCAACGACACCTGTCTAGGGAGAGACCTGTGATGAG GTTCCAGCTCCGGGTGGCACTCTACATCGCTGCTTCTCTGGGCCACCTGGACCTGGCCGGCTGGCTGCTGGAGAGGGGGGTGCGTGTCATTGAGCCGGTGGGGGTTCACCCTTACCGTGAGTGGTGCCACCAGACGGCCCACCCCGACGTCGCCAAGTGTCCCGCTGTCGCCTCCATCGAGCGCGGCCAGCTCACCATCCTCAAACTCTTTATTGCCAGCAGCGTTCTGACCCTTGCCTGTCGGGATCCCCAGGGTCGCGACCCCCTGAGGATCGCCCTTCAATACGGCCACAGGGAGTGTGTGAGTCACCTGGCCACCAGGCTGTGCTCTGTGGTGGTCCTCCCAGGTATGGCCCTGCCCATGCGGACATACCTCCAGATAAAGGGCTGGGTGAGGCTGGGGCAGAGGAGGGCAGCATCCAGGCACTGCATGGGCCTCAACAGGGCTCCGTTCAGGACCAGGGTGGGCGACACGGTCCTGGTGGACGGCTTCACCCTCCCCAAGATGTCCTCCAAGCCCAGGAGGAGTGAGGCCAAGGCGGGTATCAGGGTGATGTCCACAGCCTCTCAAAGTTTGACCCCCATCAACTGCCCATCTCATGTAACCTGCCCGCTCCGTGCCCTGGCATCCCAGGATAAACCTCTTCAACTACCGAAGCAACACCCTGTGGCCACGAGTGatgaaagagagaacaagaggggaTGTGGAGGGAAGGGATGTGAGGAGGATGAGAGTGGGGATCAGAACAGCAACCAATGGAGGAGCAGAGTCCCGCTCCCGCCCATTTCCAGAGACACCAATCTCAGACCTGTGTTTGACTCGCCAAACTCCGCCCAGATCCTCACCACCTCACTGGAGGCCTTTTCTCTCCACTGCGACCGCACACCCAGAGAAAACGCCATATACTGTTTGGCCTTGGCCAG TGCCTTCACACAGAGACCATGGTTGCAGCAGCTGAATGTAGCGCGGACTCTGTCCAGGAGGAGTGCTCAGCACATTGGGTAG